The sequence below is a genomic window from Rhodococcus sp. 4CII.
GCAACTGTGGGCGATCAACGCCGCCCTTCTCTGGTTTCCCGTCTTCGTCGTGCAAGCCGTCGCGCTCGTCTTCCACTGGTGGCCCATGTGGGTGCACGTCACGGCCCTCGCGATCACCGTCGTGCTCGCGATCGTCCACGTCGCCGTCGTCCCGATCTGGCGGTACCGGGTGCACCGCTGGGAGATCAGCGACACCGCGGTCTACACCCGCAGCGGATGGTTCACCCAGGAACGCCGCATCGCCCCCATCTCCCGCATCCAGACCGTCGACACCGAACGCGGCCCCATCGACCGCATGCTGGGCCTGGCGACCGTCACCGTCACGACGGCGTCGTCCGCCGGTGCCGTCAAGATCTCCGCCCTCGATCAGGACACCGCCGACCGCACCGTCGCGCGGCTCACCGAGGTCGCGGGCACCAACGCCGGTGACGCCACGTGAGTGCGGCACCGGAACCGGGAATCGCTCCCCCCATCGCGCAGGGCGAGGCCGCGGTCGCCGCCGAGGAGGAGCAGCCCTGGTTGCGGCTGGACCGCCGGATGCTGCTGGTCCACCCGGTCAACGAGATCGTGAAACTTCTGCCGGTATTGCTGATTTCGCTGGTGATCGGCACGCAGAGCGGCAACCACGTGTGGAGTCTCGTCGCTGTCGTCGTGTTCGTCGTGTTCGGTATCTCGCGCTGGTTCACGACGAGCTACCGGATCGGCCCGGTGCACGTACAACTACGGCAGGGCCTGTTCCGCAAACGCCTGCTGTCGGTTCCGCGCAACCGCATCCGATCCGTCGACGTGGAGGCGGGGGTCCTGCATCGCCTACTGGGCCTGTCGATTGTGCGCATCGGCACCGGCAAGCAGGTCGGGTCCAAGCCGGACGCGGCGAAGTTCGAACTCAACGCGCTCTCCGCACGGCTGGTACCCGACCTTCGCGCCGCACTGCTCGACCGTCAGGCCGCTGCCGGAGCCGAGCACACCGCGGTCGCTCGGGAGCCGGCGGTGACCGAGATCGGCCACTGGACACCGGCCTGGGTGCGCTACGCCCCGTTCTCGGTGACCGGGGTGGTAACCATCGCGGCCATTGTCGGACTCGCGTTCCAGTACGGGATCGGCGCGAAGATCGCCCGCTCGTCGACGGTGGCCGAGGGCATCGAATCCGCCGAGCGCGTCGGGATCGTCCTCGCCGTGGTGGTCGGCAGCATCGTCCTCCTGATCGCGGCGAGCGCGCTCGCGTGCGTCCGGTACCTGCTGACCTACGGCAACATGAGGCTGACGGACAACGGCCGCACCCTTCACGTCAGTCACGGGCTGTTGAAGACCCGCCAGACCACACTCGACCGCGCCCGTCTCCGCGGTACGACGCTCGAGGAACCGCTCCTGCTGCGACTCGCCGGTGGCGCGCGACTGGACGCCGTCATGACCGGCGTCAGCGCGGAGCGCCGGGAGTCCTCGCTCCTGCTCCCCCAGGGTCCGCGCGCGGAAGCCGAACGGGTGATGGCCACCGTGATCGGCGACCACCGGCAGGCAGCGGTCGCGCTCACGGCGCACGGCCCGGTCGCCGCACGCCGGCGCTACACGCGGGCGCTGATCCCCGCCGAGATCGCCCTCGCCGTCGCTCTGATGTTCCTGATCCTCGACCGGCCCGTGTTCGGAGCCGCGTGGGCCGGAATCGGCGTGCTCGCCGTCGGCGGCGTGGCACTGGCGTGGGATCGGTACCGGGGTCTCGGACATGCGGTGCTACCCGGATGGTTGATCACCAGCAGCGGCTCCCTCGACCGCGCAAGGCACAGCCTCGAGGCCGACGGCATCATCGGGTGGACCGTCCGTCAGACGTTCTTCCAGCGACGGGCCGGCGTCGCGACCGTCGTCGCCGCCACCCCCGCGGGCACCGGCAAATATCTGGTAATCGACCTCCCCGCCGATCAGGCGTGGTCGCTCGTCGAGTCGGTGACACCCGGTGGAGGTGATGTATGGGCGCGGCACTGACCGACATCACCGGACTCGACGCACAGTTGATCGAATGCCGGGCCTGCCCCCGCCTCGTCGAGTGGCGAGAGCAGGTCGCGCGCGACAAACGCGCCTCCTTCCGGGACGAAACCTATTGGGGCCGGCCGGTTCCCGGTTTCGGACCACCCGACGCGCCCCTGCTGATCGTCGGTCTGGCCCCCGCCGCCCACGGCGCGAACCGCACCGGTCGTATGTTCACCGGCGACCGCAGCGGCGACTTCCTCTACGCCGCACTCCACGCCGTGGGTCTGGCGAGTAAGCCCACCGCCACCCACATCGGCGACGGCCTCGAACTGTTCGGCGTCCGCATCACCGCCCCCGTGCACTGCGCGCCGCCCGCGAACAAGCCGACCCCGGCCGAACGCGACCACTGCCGCCACTGGCTCGACTCCGAACTGCGGATCCTCCGCCCCCACCTGCGGTCGGTGATCGTGCTCGGAGGTTTCGGCTGGCAATCGCTGCTCCCCGTCCTCGACGACGCCGGCTGGGCCGTCCCCCGGCCGCGACCCAAGTTCGGGCACGGGGCGCACGTCGAACTCCCCCACACCGAACTCCCCAGCACCGAACTCTCCGGCACCGAACAGCCGCTGCACCTGTTCGGCTGCTACCACGTCAGCCAGCAGAACACCTTCACCGGCCGGCTCACCCCCGCCATGCTCGAATCCGTGCTGTCCGACGCCGCGCGCGCGGCCGGGTTGAGCGAGTGACCCGGGCGAACGGTACATCCGACCTCACCGAGGCGCCGAAGGTGCCGTTCACCCCGCATGCCGCCGGTTCGGGAGTTCCTCGATGATGTATTTGGCCATGCTGCCGAGGCGGGGCCGGGCGGGTTGCAGGGTGTCGACGCCGAGGGCGGTGAGTGGCGAGGCCGTGACGGAGCCGACGCAAACGGGTGCGACGGGACCGCGGAATGCGTCGAGGAGGGCGTCGACGCGGTCGGTCTCCTTCGCGGTGCTGAGGAGGGACGACACGGCGGGCGCGCTGGTGAAGGTGACGGCGTCGACCTCGGCGTGGATGATCCGATCGAGCAGCGTCTGCAGCGGTTGCTGGTTCTCGGGTCTGATCCACCGGTACACGGACACGGCCGTCGTCTCCGCCCCGGCGCCGGCGAGAGAGACGCTCAGGTCGGTCATCGGCTCCCACTCGGTGATGGTTCCGTGCAACTGGACCGCCACCCGCAGCCCGCGCACGCCCTCGGCGACGAGGTGCTCGTGCACTTCTTCGGACGACTCCGTCTCCGGCGACCACTCCTCACGCAACCCCGCGCCGCGGACGGCGCCCTTCGCCTTGGGACCGCGGGTGATGATCCGGGCCGACTGCAGGGCGCCGAGCAGCGCGTCCTCCTCGCCCCAGGCCCGTGCCGCATCCAACCATCCCCGGAATCCGACGGCAGTGCTGACGACCAGGAGGTCCGGCGGCGTCGCGATGACCTCGTCGGTGCGGGACCGCAGATCGGAGTCGTCGGCGAGCGGCAGCACGTGGATGGCGGGGGTGTGGGTGATCTCGGCACCGTGCCGTTCGAGGAGCGTGATGAACTCGGCGGCCCGGCGTTCGGCGGTGACGGCGATGGTCAGTCCGGAAAGTTCGTCGTTCGACATTCACCCAGTGTGACGGACGAATCGCACTAGGCTGCCCACATGATCACCGCGGTTCACACATTGGTCTATGCAGACGACCCCGACGCCGCCCGCGCCTTCTTCCGCGACGTGCTCGGCTGGTCCCATGTCGATGCCGGGGGCGGGTGGCTGATCTTCGGCACCGGGCCGTCCGAGATGGGTGTGCATCCCACCTCGGACGATCGGGGCGGTGAACCGTGGTCGACGAGACCGCACCACGAGATCTCCTGAGTTGGCTCATTTCGTTAGTGCGTGAACTCAGGGCTCCACAATCCGGTCGAGCAGGGCCTTCGTGTTGGCCTCGACGTCGGGTGGGAACGTGTGGCGAGTCCCGTTGATCGCGATGGTCGCCGACCGTAGTGGTCTCAGCAGTTTCACGACCTTCCCGATCGCGAATCCGCTACGTTCCTGCACCACCCGCGAGACCGCCAACGCCGTGAACACCACGGTCAGGTGCGCCTCGATCGCATCACGGGTCCGGTGGAAGATCGGCCGCGCCCGCAGATCCGTCTTCGACATCCGAAACGACTGCTCCACATGCCACAACTCGTGATACTTCCCGATCACCTCACCCGGATCCATCACCGACACAGGAAGATTCGTCACATAACCCTTCAAGCCCACGAGCATCCGCGCCCGCTCCAGCGAGGCCGTATCCAGCCGTCGGCCCTTCGCAGTCGCCTTGACGAACCGTGTCGACTTCGGGACGGTGTCACCGTCGACCACAGCACGAGCCCGCGCCTCCTGCGCGTTCAGGGTCTTCTCGTCACGAGCCGCCCGACTGCGCGAGTACTGCCACACCGCCCGCCACGCATTCGGATGCTCCGCCTGATTCCAGACGGGTTCGGCGCGTTTACGGGTGTTGTTCACCACCGAGCGACCATGCCGCGGCGTGATCGTGTCGATGATCTGCCCACCTTTGAAAACTGTACCGTTCCAATGGAAATGGGAACAGAGATCACCGGGCGCCTTCGTCACCCGTGACCCGACGATGAACTTCAGGCCCGCCCGATCCAACGCCGCCAGATTCGCCGCCGACAGCATCCCGGCGTCGGCGGCCACGACCATCTCGACGCCCTCGAGATCGTGGCGGGTCTGGAACTGGCGCACGATCGGCACAATCGTGTGGGTTTCAGCGGCGTTGCCTTCGTAGCATCCGATTTCGAGGGGGAAGCCGGTGCGGTCGACGAGCAACCCCACCACGATCTGCGGGTCGACCCGACGTTCCTTCGAGTACCCGACTTTGCGCAGGTCATCCTCTTTTTCGGCTTCGAAGTACAAGGTCGTCACATCGTAGAGCAACAGGCTCAGGCCGCCGGTTTCGGCAGCGTGGGCGAAGCACTGCTCGGCGATCTTGTCCCGGTACTCGCCGGTGATGACCTGCTTGAGGTGGCGTTTGATCGTGGCGTAGCTGGGCGGGTCGGCGCCGAGGTCGTGCAGGACCCGGCCGGCGTCGAGTTTCGAACCGGGTTCGACGATGCGGGCGATCACCAGATCGCGGAACACCTCATCGTCGACGATTCCGAAGCCGAGTTGCTCGTACACCTCGGTCATCACCTGGCGCAGCAGCACCGATCCGGTGGATTCGGTACGTCCCGGCGCATCGATCCTCGCGGGTTTCTCGGCGGGGTCAAGCAGTGTCTTCTGCCCGGTGGGCAGGGGTTTTTCGACCGGGATCTGGGGTGTGACACCCAGATCGAGAGCCTGCTGGTCGGGTTCGAGCCATGCCCGGGCGCGTTCGAGGAGCATCCCGAGTTCGAGGTCGGTGTGGGCGGAGCCGATGTGTGTGACGATCTCCTGCCGGCCGTTTGCGTATCGGGCGATCTGCACGGCCGTGGCCCCGGATTTGGTGCGCACCTTCCTGATAAACGCCACCCGCCGAGCCTAAACCGATGCGATTAGTGCGTGAAATCCGCCCGATCCGAATACAAGCAAGCAGGTCACAGGCGTGAGTACCCGTTCACCGCCGAAACGTGAGCCAACTCAGGTCGGACGATCGGGGCGGTGAACCGTGGTCGACGAGACCGCACCACGAGATCTCGCTGATGTGCGACGACATCGAGTCGACCGTCGCGGAACTCGAAGCCAAGGGTGCCGAGTTCACCCGCGGAATCCGCAACGACGGATACGGCCTCACCACCGCCCTGAAGATCCCGGGAGCGGGCGAGATGATGCTGTACCAACCCCGGCACCCGGTGGCGTACGACGGTTAGGCCTTCGCCTGCGCGCTGCTGCGCGCCGCGTTGGCCTGCTCCCCCGCCTTCGGGTCGGTCTCCGACTGCTTCTTCGACACACCGTCGGCGATCCGGTCGCCGAGGGGCTTGTCGACGTTGCGCCAGTATTCGAACGCCTTCGCCAGGACCGGTTCGCTGACGCCGTTCAGCAGGTGGCCGACGATGTTGTCCACCAAACGGTCCCGTGCAGCGTCGTCGAGTACCTCCCGGACCATGGTCCCGGCCTGACCCCAGTCGTCGTCGTCCCGGTGGAGCGCATAGGGCGAGCGCACCATGTCGCCGGCGGCGTACCAGGTTGCGGTCTTCCCGACCTGTGACGGGTCGGCGTGCGGGCCGCCCTTGGAGTTCGGCACGTACACCGGATCGCCGGGGTTGTGGTGCCGCATGTTGCCGTCCTTCGAGTACGAGCGGACGGGGACGTGCGGGCGGTTGACGGGTAGTTCCTTGTAGTTGGCGCCGATGCGGTAGCGGTGGGCGTCCGGGTAGGAGAACAGCCGTCCGACAAGCATCTTGTCGGGGCTCGGGCCGATGCCGGGCACGAGGTTGCTGGGTTCGAACGCGGCCTGCTCGATCTCGCAGTGGTAGTCGGTGGGGTTACGATCGAGAGTCATTCTGCCGACGGGGATGAGCGGATAGTCGCTGTGCGGCCACACCTTGGTGAGGTCGAACGGGTTGAACCGGTAGTCGTCGGCATCCTTGAACGGCATGATCTGCATGTTCAGGGTCCAGCTCGGGTACTCGCCGCCTTCGATGTGCTCCCACAGGTCACGGGTGTGGTAGTCGGTGTCCATGGCGGCCATCTGGTCACCCTCGTGCTGCGTGAAGAACTCGATGCCCTGGTCGGTCTTGAAGTGGTACTTCACCCAGAACTTGTCGCCCGCGGCGTTCACCCACATGTAGGTGTGGCTCGAGTACCCGTTCATGTGCCGCCACGTGCGCGGGATGCCACGGTCGCCCATGAGCCAGGTGACCTGGTGCGCCGATTCCGGGGACAGCGTCCAGAAATCCCACTGCATGTCGTGGTCACGAAGGTTGTTGTCGGCACGCCGCTTCTGCGAGCGGATGAAGTCCTGGAACTTCATGGGGTCGCGCATGAAGAAGACGGGGGTGTTGTTGCCGACCATGTCGTAGTTGCCCTGGTCGGTGTAGAACTTGATCGCGAATCCACGCGGGTCGCGCCACGTGTCCGGGCTGCCACGCTCGCCGGCGACCGACGAGAATCTGATCAGCAGATCGGTCTTCTTGCCGGGCTGAAAGAGGTCGGCTTTCGTGTAGGCGGAGACGTCCTCGGTAACTTCGAACCGTCCGAACGCCCCGCCGCCCTTCGCGTGCGGTTGGCGCTCCGCTACGCGTTCGCGGTTGAACTGGGCCATCTTCTCGATCAGGTAGTGGTCCTGCAGGAGTATGGGCCCGTCCGTCCCGATCGTGAGCGAATGTTCGTCACTCGTCACCGGGATGCCGGCGTCGTCGGTCGTGAAGTTCTGATCTGTCATCGCGATGCTCCTTCAGCAGACTGCTGGGGATTACCGCGTACCCTCGCGCTCGGATGGTGAAACAGATCCGAAAGCGGCCTTGGCACTGACCTTCCACAGGTAGACGGCCGCGGGAACCAGCGCGCCGAACAGGAGCAGCAGGGTCGATGCGGAGGCGAGCACGAGGACGTCGCCGCCGGGGCCGCCGACCATGCAGAGCAGGAAGCCGGCCCCCCACCCGGCGAGCGGCAGCACCCCCGCGCCGACCCGGCCCGTGGTCGACCGGGCAGCGATCACCAGCGCCAGGTTGACGATCGCGGCCGCGAGGATGCTGATCGGGAACGGGGTGGACCCGATGTAGGAGGGCAGGAAGAGCACCGACAGCACGGCGCACAGGAAGCCGTCGAACACCAGCAGCGCGAGGGTGATCCTCCCCAAAGCATCGAGGTGCCCGGGTTTCGCTGCGGTGCCGACGGTCATGTGTCAATAGTGGATCACGCGACGGGCGGGTAGCCCAGCAGGGTCAGCAAGTGGCTCTGCATGTCGGCGAATCCGTACAGCACGCTGTAATACAGGTCGTGCTGGGCCGGCCACGACGGCCGAAGTGAGTCGACGAACGCGACGATGGCGTTCTGAACATCCCAGTTGTACATCTAGCGCCTCTCCTGACGGGTGTCACACGGACTCTGCCGAGAACCGCTTCGTGACGTGCGCCACAGTGTAATACGTAACGCCCGTCACAGGTACCTGCGGTCAGTGACCGACGCCGGCGAAGAGGTCGTGCTCCCGGCCGTCCTGGCCCGTGTCGCCGAGTGCACCTCGCACCAGCACGAAGTGTTCCTCGGTCAGGATCGGCTGCGCGATGTCGTTGGAGAGCGCGTACTCGGTGCCACTCGGTGCCACCGTCACCTGCGTGGCGTGCGCCGCGAGCGCCGCCCGCTTGGCGTCGAACACGCCCCGCACGTCGATGACCGTCGTCACGTCGGAGTCCGGGACACTCGGCAGTTCGCCGGGCTCCGGCAGGCGCCAGCCGTCGGGCACGTCCCCGATCCGGCAGAGACCCGACTCGAGCGCGGTCGCCTCGGTCACCGTCCAGTACAGCTTCGCGACGTCCCACGGTTCACCGCGATCCGGGTAGCACGCCGAACCCGCGGCCTCGACGGCCGCGGTGGTGATCGTGTGCGCCTGGATGTGGTCGGGGTGCCCGTATCCGCCGTCGGTGTCGTAGGTGACCACGACGTGCGGTCGCAACTCCCGGATGAGAGCCACCATCGCCGCGATCACGGACTCGCGGTCGGCATTGACGAACGCGCGCGGGTTCGCCGCCGACGCGGTGCCTACCATCCCGGAATCGCGGAAGCGCCCCGCCCCCAGGAGAAACCGCGGCCGCCCCGCGCCCAGGCGCGAGAGGGCGGAGGTCAGCTCACCGATCCGGAACCCGCCGAGTTGATCGGCGGCGCCGGCCACCAGATGCGCCCACTCGTCGCCGATCACCTCGCCTTCCTCACCGAGCGTGCACGTGAGGACGTGAACCTCGGCGCCCTCTGCGACATAGCGCGCGATGGTGCCGCCGGTGGTGATGGTCTCGTCGTCGGGATGGGCGTGGACCAGCAGAAGTCGCCGCTCACTCATTCCTTGATCCTGCTCCAGTCTGCTGCGTCGCTGAATATTCCGACCGGCACGGCGCCCGACAGAGACACACCCTCGACGCCCGGTCCTGCCGCGACCAGCGTGCGATCCTGCATGATCGGCAGCACCGCAGCGAGATCCCAGAGCCTGCGATCGGCATCGGCGAGGGCCTGCGGCACGTCCCCCGTTCCCCGCAGCCCGGCGTCGATGGCCGGTTGCAGCGTGGGATCGCAGACGCCGGACAGGTTCGACGGAGCCTCGGCCTCCACCACCGAATCCCCTGCGGGGCCCGACGTCCCGGTGTTCGCCTGCGTCGTCGCGACCGCCACGGGCGGGCAGCTGTGCCGGGAGGCCAGTGCCGTCGCCGGATCGGATCCGGCGCGCGACCATCCGACGACCGCTCCGATGTCGCCCTTGCTCAGCGACTCTCCGTACAGCTCCTCGGCGGGAAGTGCCGTCACGGTGGCATCGACGCCGGCGCCGCGCAACTGGTCGGCTGCCGTGTTCGCGACTGCGCTCGCGGTGTCGTCCCCCTCGGGTGTCCCGATGACGAGAGTCAGCGGCACACCGTTGCGGACGAGCCGGGTCGCCGGCGCAGCACCCGCGGGAACGGCGGTCGCCGTGGGGGTTTCGGCCACATAGCCGTACTCGGCCAGTTGCGCCAGCACCTGCTCGCGGCTCGGCCGCGCGGGTGCGGTCGCGACGTAACCGGGGTCGGACGGGGCGTAGACCTGCGACCGCGCAGGAACAGCGGACGCCTCGCTGCCCGCGCCGACGACGGCGAGCAGGTCGGTGTCCAGGAGGTCCAGGAGACTCTTCCGCACCCGGACGTCGGCAAGTTCGGGCACCCGGCCGTTCAGCGTCAGGTCGAGTCCGCGGGGCTGATACGACGACCCGGTGCGCACCGTCGGGATCGCCGCGAGCTGCGCCGAAGTAGCCGTGCCCCCGTGTATCTGCACGACCTGGGTGTCGTTGTTGCGCATCGAGTCGGCGAGCTGCGACGGCGATCCGTCGCGGCGCATCAGGATCTGGTCGGGGGTCGCCGGCTTGTCCCAGAACCGGTCGTTGCGTTCGAGCAGGATCTCGTCGCGACCGCGATCGATGGACTTGATGTGGAAGTGCGCGCCCGACACCGGGATGTTCTCGGACAGCCCGGTCGCGAAACCGCCCGGGGAATCCTTGATGAGGTGTGACGGCAGCAGGTCGGTGAACAGTTCACGCCACGCGGGGTACGCGGCCTTCATCACGACGGTCACCGTCTTGCCGCCGCCGGACGACCTGACGTCCTCGATGAGCCGGTACCCGGCCGGGTCGACGACACCGGGCGCACTGATCATCTGCTGCCACAGGTACCGGAAGTCCTCGGCGGCGATGGGGGCGCCGTCGGACCACTGCGCCTCGTTCCGCAACTGGTACGTGACGGTGAACGGTTCCTGCGACGTGACGTCCGCGGCGATGACAAGCGACGAGTCGGGAATCCAGGTGCTGCCGCCTGGGTGTGCGGGATCGGGCACCGGCCGGAACGGGCTCGGCAGGACGAGCGCGCTGACCGCGGAGTTCGCCGGCGACTGGTCCGACAGCAGGTGCGGGTTGAATCCGCTGCCCACGTCGTCGATCGCGACGACGACGGGCTGCTTCTCGGTGGGCGACACCGTCGGCTTGGGGCTGTCGGTGCTTTCGACGGGCGGAGGCGGATCGGCGGTGCACGACGTGAGTACCGTCGTCGTCACGGCCAGCAGGAGCGCGGCCACTGCCGTCCCCCGCCGTCGTCCCCGCAGTCCTCGACCTCTCGCGAGTCGACCCCCAGCACCCACCGCGCCGCCTTTCCTCAGAGATACCGGAAGGCTCCGGAAACCCACGAGCGAATGTACCTTCGGTCGCCTATCGACCGAAGGTACATCCGCCCGGTTGTGTATGACGTGGTCGGACGTGCCGACTACAGGGCCGCCTTGTCACGGGCCTTGGAGCGCGAACGCTCACGGGCACGGTCGGTGGCCGACAGGTGCACCTTGCGCACGCGCACGACCTCCGGGGTGACCTCGACGCACTCGTCGCCGGCGCAGAACTCCATCGCGCCTTCGAGCTCGAGCTTGATGGGCTTGGCGAGGGTCTCCATCACGTCGGCGGAGGACTGACGCATGTTGGTCAGCTTCTTCTCGCGGGTGACGTTGATGTCGAGGTCCTCCTGGCGCGGGTTGATACCGACGACCATGCCCTCGTAGGTGTCGGCACCGGGCTCGACGAAGAAGGTTCCGCGATCGGCGAGCTGGATCATCGCGAACGGGGTGACCGAACCGGTGCGGTCAGAGACGAGCGAGCCGGTGTGGCGGGCGCGGATCTCGCCGGCCCACGGCGCGTAACCGTGGAAGACGGCGTTGGCGATGCCGGTGCCGCGGGTCTCGGTGAGGAAGTCGGTGCGGAAGCCGATCAGGCCGCGCGACGGGACGATGAACTCCATCCGGACCCAGCCCGCACCGTGGTTGGCCATCTGCACCATCTTGCCCTTGCGGTTGGCGAGGAGCTGGGTGATGGCGCCGAGATACTCCTCGGGGCTGTCGATGGTGAGTTCCTCGAAGGGCTCGTGCACCTTGCCGTCGACCTGACGGGTCACCACCTGCGGCTTGCCGACGGTCAGCTCGAAGCCCTCGCGGCGCATCTGCTCGACGAGGATGGCGAGCGCGAGCTCACCACGACCCTGGACCTCCCAGGCGTCGGGGCGGCCGATGTCGAGGACCTTGAGCGAGACGTTGCCGACCAGTTCCTGGTCGAGGCGGGACTTCACCATGCGGGCGGTCAGCTTGTGTCCGCTGACCCGGCCGACGAGCGGCGACGTGTTGGTGCCGATGGTCACCGAGATGGCGGGCTGGTCGACGGTGATCCGGGGCAGCGGGACCGGGTTCTCCAGGTCGGCGAGGGTGTCGCCGATCATGATGTCGGCGAACCCGGCGACGGCGACGATGTCACCGGCGACGGCCTTCTCGGCCGGCTGACGCTCGACGCCGACGGTGGCGAGCAGTTCGGTGATCTTGGCCTTGGTGACCACGGGCTCGCCGTCGATCTCGCGGCACCAGGAGACGGTCTGCCCCTTGGTCAGCTCGCCGTTGTGGATGCGGACCAGCGCGAGGCGGCCGAGGAACGCGGAGGCGTCGAGGTTGGTGACGTGAGCCTGCAGCGGCGCGTCGACGTTGCCCTTGGGGGCGGGCACGTAGTTCAGCAGCACGTCGAACAGGGCGTCGAGGTTCTCGGCGTCCGGTGCGTGACCGTTCTCGGGCTGAACCTTGGACGCCTTGCCCTCGCGGCCGGACGCGTAGAGGACGGGAAGGTCGAGTGCGAGCTCCGCCGCTTCCGCCGCCTCGTCGTCGAGGTCCGAAGCCAGGTCGAGCAGCAGG
It includes:
- the typA gene encoding translational GTPase TypA; the encoded protein is MTITSFRNVAIVAHVDHGKTTLVDAMLRQSGAFEERAELVDRVMDSGDLEREKGITILAKNTAVHKHHADGSVTVINVIDTPGHADFGGEVERGLSMVDGVVLLVDASEGPLPQTRFVLRKALAASLPVILVVNKTDRPDARIEEVVSESHDLLLDLASDLDDEAAEAAELALDLPVLYASGREGKASKVQPENGHAPDAENLDALFDVLLNYVPAPKGNVDAPLQAHVTNLDASAFLGRLALVRIHNGELTKGQTVSWCREIDGEPVVTKAKITELLATVGVERQPAEKAVAGDIVAVAGFADIMIGDTLADLENPVPLPRITVDQPAISVTIGTNTSPLVGRVSGHKLTARMVKSRLDQELVGNVSLKVLDIGRPDAWEVQGRGELALAILVEQMRREGFELTVGKPQVVTRQVDGKVHEPFEELTIDSPEEYLGAITQLLANRKGKMVQMANHGAGWVRMEFIVPSRGLIGFRTDFLTETRGTGIANAVFHGYAPWAGEIRARHTGSLVSDRTGSVTPFAMIQLADRGTFFVEPGADTYEGMVVGINPRQEDLDINVTREKKLTNMRQSSADVMETLAKPIKLELEGAMEFCAGDECVEVTPEVVRVRKVHLSATDRARERSRSKARDKAAL